The genomic segment CAGTCTTCAtggttgattttttaattattcttatttgTTTCCATGATCCACATAGCTATAATAAATATTCTATGGCTCTGTCTTGATGCACATTTGCGTTTTATTTCTTCAGAATAAATTCACAGAAGTAAAAGTGCTGGGctttaaatgaatacaaaatgcCAAGAGTGTGAaagatgttttttgtttattttaatttaattttaattccagtgtagttaacagtgtaatattagtctcaggtgtacaatacagtgactcaacacttccattcatcacccagtgctcatcatgacaggtgcactccttaatcctcatcacctatttcacccgtccctcacccacctcccctccggtaacaatcagtttcttctctgtaattaagaatctgtttctttatttgtctctttctctctctctctctctctctttctctctctctctctttttctcctttgctcatttgttttgtttcttaaattccacatatgagtgaaatcctggtatttgtctttctctgacatatttcacttagcgtaatactcactagctccatctgtgttgttgcaaatggcaagatttcattcttttttatggttgagtaatattcccttgtatgtatgtagcacatcttctttatccactcatctacctgtggacacttgggctgcttccgtaatttggctattgtgaataatgccgctataaacatagggatgccaAGAGTGTCAAAGTTAATCTCAAATTATCCCATAGAATTTTAGGAACTTCAGAAGCTGGTACAAAAGTTCAACATGAGTTGAAGTGCAAGGAATGATTTTGGTGGGGAGGATAGTTATAGGGCTGTGCTGCATTGTAAGTGGCTGAAGACTTAGGTCCCACCTGCCCCAGGGCGGCTATGTCTACTTCAGGACCACACAGCCCCTGTGTAAGTGCTCATGGTGGTCATGCACAAGGAGCTTTCGGCTACAGAAAATGCATTTTGTGTATACGGATTTTTGCCATAACTACTATGCTCAGGAAATCCCTGAGAATCACAGAGCCCCTGTCTGTGAGGTTGTCTCCACAACCAGTGGCCAATCCCTGGCTCCCAGTCCGAGGGCATCGGTCATTCTGTTCTCTGAGTGATCTTTAGTGATCTTTATCTCTTCTTAGAATTTCgtttgagaaaaagacagaagtaCCTTTTAATTTGGACTGAGATTAGATTACAGGCTGGCCTGTTTGCATTGTCTTCTGTGCCTTATTTGGATAGTTGCTAAGGAAACTGGGGAGTAGTCTTCCCCTGGTTCTTCACCTGGTTTTAGAAATGACTCTCTTATCGTCAGGATTTTGCTTTTATCCATACTTATGCTCTTAATGTTTTTTCTTGAGATCTTTTACTCCATAGAGTATACTCTTTGGTACACCTCACCTTAGGTCCTCCTAAGCTAGGCTTTTTATCTAAAAACAATATTGAGGTACTTGTCTTGGAGAGCCGTGGCCTCACATCTAGGGCAGCCTAAGCAACGGAGGGTGCCGCGGGCCCGGCTGCCGGTGGCTGAGTCAACAGAGGTGTGATGGCTTTACGTGCTATTCTTCCCTCCCCTTTACTGCTATCTCTGCAAGATACCATGTATGACTTGTGGTATTTACATtcttggagataaaaaaaaaaagaactgacgTCTTTTGTCCCATTCTAATCTTCTCTGCTTCCGGAATTAATCGATGACATCATTTTGCAGAATCAGAGAAAGATCTTCGATACATTGGCAAAATTTTGGATGGATTTTCCTTGGCTTCTAAACCCTTATCGTctaaaaaagtaaggaaaaaaattttgtttctctatttattttatgctttagtACTTAAAATATTCGCTGCTAGGTGACCTGAGTTATTATGTTAACAACTGAAAAGTAAGTGAATTCTGTTTTCAGAAAGCAACAGCATAATTATTAGTGATTGTCCAGGAAAACATGTTCTGCATTAGAAATGTCAGTAACCACATTGTATCCAAAATATCTAACtgctagtcttttttttaaagattttttaacatttattttttgagagagacagagtattgagtgggagaggggcagaaagagagggagacacagaatctgaagcaggctccaggctctgagctgtcagtacagagcccaatgccgggcataaacccacgaatcgcgagatcgtgtacctgagtggaagtcgttggatacttaaccaacggagccacccagacacccctttttaattttttttaatgtttatttctgagaaagagagagagacagagacagagcacaagcaagggaggggcagagagagagggagacaggaatctGAACAAGGgtccaggttctcagctgtcagcacagagccctatgtggggcttgaacccatgaactgtgaaatcatgacctgagtcaaggtcggatgcttaactgtctgagccatccaggtatccCTAAATtgctaatctttaaaaaaaattttttaaatgtttatttatttttgagggaaagagacagagtgtgattgggggaggggcagagagggagggagacacagaatccaaagcaggctccagactctgagctttcagcacagagcccgacgcggagctcgaactcacaaaccataagatcgtgacctgagctgaagtctgatgctcaaccgactgagccacccaggtgcccctaaattgctaactttttaaatccaagttttaAGTAAATggttatttccattaaaaaaagaattacattagAAACTGGTGGGAAAACAGAATTGGTATAATTCCAAGGGCAATGTAACttaaggaaaagcagaaaattttaagtCAGAAAAGCCCCCATTGCTGCCTCCTCCTGAGTGCAGGGAAGAGTGTTTGTTGGCTGGTGTGGACAGGGTTCCTCGAACTCCTTGTCTgggcaagcagaaggaagagaggcTGTGTGCATGCAGGTCAGGTCCCATGGAGAACTCCACATGCCTTTCCAGATAGTCCTGTTTTTTTGTGAGGTCATTGTGCAGCTTGGGCCAAGTGGTAATTTGTCTCTGACCCCCATCGGAGCCACGTGCCCACAGGCAGGCATCACTGGGCGATGGTGCTGGCAGCTCAGGTGAGGCTCCAGGCCATTCGCCTTGTTGGCATCCCTTTTTTAGATTGTTCCATCCTTTAATTTGCTCTCTGTTTTTGTATTCAGCAAACGTCTGTTAAGTACCTTGTGGCTTGGCCCGTGGTTCTTCAGGAGAGGGGAGGCCAGGGGCAGTGCCGCCTGAAACACCATGTTCGGTTCGGTGTTACAGCAGCTTTGTTTAGTCGTGAAAATGTTGTAACATCAAGCAGAATATATTCAGAACAGCTTTGGGCACATGGTAAACTGATACTATTACCAGAAATGTCAAGTAACGTCAAAGGACGATGCTAGTTTTTTACATGTATGAGAGCATAAAAAAGGCTGAGAAGTACTCGCTTGACTCAGGGCTTGAGGACTCACTTCCTCCAGGACTAAGTCCTGGCCCCCAAGGACAGCCTATTCCCGTGGGGGTGCCAGACGCACAGATTCACTGCAGTGAGGCAGAGGGCTGTATGTGGGGAGACAGACATCGGGGGTTACTGAGGTGCAGCTTGCTGGAATAGCGCTCCGCATGGGAACAGTTCAGAGAAGGGCTATGTTCACCTAGCCTTTCACAGGCAAGTATTCTACATATGGGCTCAAAACCCAGCCTCTTTATCCAGAGGCCAAACAGAACGTGATTTAGCGGAGGGAGTGGGATGCTTTGAATCCAGTGGAGGATATTAATAAGAGTTGTGGCCGcacaccccctcccctttctgccACGCTCCTCTGGATTCGGGTGTCGCGGCCACATAAGAGTGTTTGCCGACTGATCTGGGAGTCTGTATGTTCAGAGGAGGTGGTTGGGCTAAGGCGATAAACAGTGAGATGTCCTGGCAGTGACACTAGCATTCTGCTGCAGGCTGTCACTGTGCCGGGTGCTTCCCTAGGCTGCGTGGTTCAGCCACCTGGGCTGCTTGGGAGACCCCGCTTGGCGCCAGCTTTGTGGGGTGGGATGCGGATGTCACTGTTGTCAAACCCTCTGTGAGCCCTGGAGCCACAGCCGGAGAGCATTCGGTGCTTCACTGGTTACGGAGCTCAGGGTTTcaagtagaggaaaaaaatctagaaaatggCTTAAATGAGACTGTCCATACATGCTTGTTAGACTCAGAGCGAAGGAGACCTTTCTGTGCAGTAATTTAAAAGTGCgttatactttcttttaatgtatctGTTCTATCATCATCTGTGCCTGAATTTCTCAGatatatttcaatttcaattcagtcagcttttgaattaaaaataccTCAGATCAAAAAAGTAAGTCCTGAAACTCTAATTTGGAACTGAAATGTAAccagaaaaataattctgaatggaaaaataacttattttaagtaattatgtCTTTTCTAAGCCTTGAATCAtacttttctaagttttctaatttttagtaGGCCAGTTCTGCATGTGGGCCGATACGTTGCGTTACCTACTGTCATCTTTCTTGTCACATAACGCATGCATATTGGCATCTGTCTGCAGAAGTGGGCAGGGGTAACATTCAGGATGTGTGGCCATTGGAACAGTAGAGTCCCGGTGACCCTCTAGATCCAGAATGGATGTTGGCTAGACATCTGGAGAGGCTGTTCCCAGTGCGACCCTCCTGCTGGATATTGGCCTGGCAAGGGCAGGGTTCACAACACTCATGGGTTATGGGTTCTCTTGGGTAAGTCAAACATGGTCATCTTACAGCCTGTCTTTTCtgagttttgtggggtttttttgtttttttttgttttttaagacttACCCACCACCCGAATTGCCGAGAGACTATCGACCAGTACATTATTTCAGACCTGTGGTAGCTGCAACCTCAGAGAACACCCACTTAGTCCAGGTATTGTCAGAGTCAGCTGGGAAGCCAATGCCTGACCCAGGGACACACAGTAGGCACCAGCTGAATGCCTCCAAGCGGGCGGAGTTGCTGGGAGAAACACCCATTCAAGGTATGCGCCACAGAGATTAAGAACATTACATTGATAGTAATTGGGGTTATCAAAATCAAAACGGAAAGTTGTTTTCTCAGTGACACTTGGTACATGACTGAGTATTCCCACACTGTGAGAACAAAATTGTTCCTTGTGAGCAGCACACATAGCAGTGTGCGTATCCTTTATTTCTTAAGACTTGTTTTCTAACACAAGTTTGGGTTGTGCCATTGAAATCGCAGCTCTTGTCTTAAGCTCCGTGGTTTTCAGACTTGTAATAATTGTCCAGGAATGTGGTGCAGATCAGGGACGCCGGTGCCCTCGCTGTCCCTGCACAGCCTGAGAATGTGTGATTTTTTCCTCAGGGGAAAGGGGACTGTAGCTCTTTCCCGAAAGCCTAAAAGGGACGAGTGCATCTGAAAGCGTGGACAAGTGTGGAGAATCCCCTCTAGGCTGGCACAGAAAGACCCACTGTGAGAGGTGAACTGGGACTTGCCATTCGGGAGCCCAATAGATACCTCAAATACAATAGACCAGAGAGGAAGTCTCGGTTCCCCACTTCCTTTTTCAGGCCCGCTCTTCCTCCGGTTTTTCCCTTGTCAGGGAATGATGCCACCAGTGATCCGCTGCTTAGACCAGAACGTAGGAATCCTGATTCCTGCCCACCCACGTCCATCAGCAGGTCCTTTCAGTGCTGTCCCCAACACGCTGGGGACGCCATCATGTCGCTGCCTTTCGGCTGCTTCCAGCCTGGAGTGAGCGCCCACCCTCTTTTGCCCGGACTATTGCAGAGCCTCATTATCAGCCTCCTTTTCCCGCCTTCCCGTCTGCAGTCCCTTCCCCTCAACAGCAGCCGGACGAACTGAATGGTATCACTGCCCTTCTTTAAACGGTCCAGCACTTCTCACACTGAAGACAAACGCAGACTCCCCACCAGGCTACGGGATCCAGTCATGCCTTCTTTTCAAGCCATATCTACTCTCCGTTAACCCCCTGAGGTCTAGCCTTGTGATCCTGCCTCCCGCCCTCTGACCCTGCCCACCGCGATGTACCACATCGGGGCCTTGATGTTTGCCAtctcctctgcctctgctcttccCTTCTACTTCGGCTTCTTTTACTTAACTCACCACAAATATTATCTCTTTGGAGGCACCTTCTGggcttcccctgccccctcacaTATGCTAGTGATTCCCTgctccccctcccagccctcaccTCTAGGCCCCCCTCAGTCATGTCAGCCTGTTTCCTTCATGGTCTTCCTCTCATAGCCATCCTCTGGCGTTGTTGACTTTGGGTTTCTCTAATTCCCATGCCCCCATGTAGGGGGGCGGGACTTTGTCTCTGGTGTCCTCCCGGCCCAGGACAGTGCTCAGTGGGTGCTATGACAGGAGTGAATGCCGCAGGGGCAGCTGGCTCTGAACCGGGGCTTGTGCCCAGTGGGACTGTGGAGGTGGCGGCCGCCTCAGGCTGGAGGTCCGGAGCCTGGGATGTCAGCTTCCTTGTTCTAGGACCACTCACTCACCTGATAAACACCCAAGTACTGACCTCCATTTTTGCCAGCTGTAAAATAGGAGTCATGTTATTTTCACTGTCTAGTTCCCAGGGATAATACGAGTACAGATGAAAAACTAAGACATTCTAATTACGTACATTTGTGATATTGCGCATGTATGTACCACAGAAATGTCACTATGGTTGTCTTACggtacttttcatttcttccatattactgtttttttttttttaggttcatcTACTTCAGTGTTAGAGTTTCTGTCccaaaaagataaagagagaatcaaagaaatgaaGCAGGCAACTGACCTTAAAGCAGCTCAACTCAAGGCCAGGAGTCTGGCCCAGAAGGCCTCAAGCAGCAGACCCCAGCCTTCCTCTCCGGACCTGGGGACCTGCTCGTGGCACATGGCATTGAGTGGTGGGACAGCTGCCACGAGAGCCAGCAGCTTCAAACCTTTCGCGAAAGATCCAGAAAAGCAAAAACGATACGAAGAGTTTTTAGTACATATGAAACGGGGTCAGAAAGGTGGGTGCTGGGCCTGGGTCTCCCACCTCTCAGCCAGCAGAAGCAGTCTTGCCGTTCTGGCCCTTGTCCCAGATTGAAAATTGAAGTACCCCACTCTGCCGGTGTTTTGCTTTGTCCTGCTGCAAACAGTGCAAAGATTTTAGTCCCTGGCTCTTGACCTCAGAAAGTAGGAGCAAGCAGCTTGTGTTTCTCCATATCTCAGGTCCCAAAGATAGCTGTTGACGTAGAGAACATGGCTTGGCAGTGGCTACTGCTAAACTACAGACCATTTACTGTGTGCAGATGCCTGCCTTCTGTAAGTGTTGCATTTCACACCAAGAGAACAAGGTCATCTCCCACTTTGTCTTAAAATCCTAATCATCCAGCCCTAAATCATGGcctaaaatttgatttaaaaaggtAGTTGGCTGTTGAACCATTACAAGGGGGGAACATCACTCTGTGATCTACGGAGTAAATACAGCCAGACTGAGGAGAGGGATTACGGTTATTCATAGCAGTTCTCGTGAGCGTCGTCAGCAAATCGGAGGGGTCGGTTTTCGAAAGCAGACCTAAGAACCCacccccagtgtttatttattaaattaaaaaaacccaaaagttaGAAAAAGGAGTGTTTTTCTGCCAAGACTTAGGAATATAGTTAGGATGAACTTATCACTGTCCCGGAGTGGTAGCAAGTTCCTGGCTtcaaagatttgttttgttttgttttgttttgttttgttttgttttgagagagaaagagagagggcgcaagtgagcgaggggcagagagggcggggaggcagagagagaggatataGCTGGgttcacccaaagcggggctcatgTTCACCCGAAGTGGAGCCTGAGCTCACCTGATGCGGGACTGAAACTCACGAAActtgagatcgtgagctgagtcaaagtcagatgcttgaccgactgagccaccaaggtgccctggcTTCGAAGATTTAACGGAGCATGAGTCCCcaaatgtttttctctgttctgtGTGGTAGACAGAATTCAATAAAAGCATCATGTTGAGGGGGAGAGCGATATAACCTGACAGGTACTCCCCGCCATGCTCTTACAAACCAGGGTACAGATTTGTGGCCTCTCTGGTAAAATCTACAGAGACACAGTGGGACCCACCGGGTGTTCTTCTGTAAGCCCTACGTTTTTCCTAAGAGTGAAGCAGGTTCTCGTTCCTTGTACCATAGATGCCCTGGAACGTTGTCTGGACCCCAGTATGACAGAATGGGAGCGAGGCCGCGAGCGGGATGAGTTTGCTCGGGCAGCCCTGCTGTATGTGTCTTCCCATTCGACCTTGTCCTCCAGGTTCACACATGCCAAGGAGGAGGACGACTCAGATCAAGTGGAAGTCCCTCGAGACCAAGAGGTCTGTCGCCATCACATCCCTACATGATGAAGTGtaaaattcaaacaaatattttagaTCCCTCAGTGGAATGATCAGAATATACATAGCATTATAGAATAAGAATGATTTCTGCCTTTAGCACAGTGGCACAGCATAAGCACTGTTTGGAAGTTTTGGAAGGTTGCTTGAAAGCTTTTCAGTGAAAGAGCACTCAGGGCGGTGGTGTGACTGCTTGATGAAACAGAATAAATGTCTTTTCCCAGAATGATGTCAATGACAAGCAGTCGGCTGTGAGGATGAAGATGTTCGGGAAGCTTACCCGAGACACATTTGAGTGGCATCCTGACAAGCTGCTGTGTAAGAGGTTTAATGTCCCTGACCCTTATCCAGAGTAAGTTGGATAAACCTGTCCTCACATCGGTACTCCTTCCCCCATATTAAAGTTACCTCTCCCCCTAACCTATTCATATAAATTCCCCTTTTCTAGATGAATTTACTTGTAAATGCTTGGAGCTGCAAATTCTGCAGATTTAACTTCTATTAATTTGTtactaaaagataataataataagcaaacatCCAGAAAGCAGACTTTATTCTCTACCCAAGATGTGAAACTCAGATATGTCAAGTTACAAAAACTTAATGCTGGTCTGATTTGCCACCTTTTTAATAATCACATATAGTTTACATTTAGAATATTACTTACACTAATTCTTTATAAAAGTTCGACACTTTCGTTGAATCTGAGGTTTTGTCAGAAAATGTAGGTATATTTTTAGCAGTGGAGCTTTTCCTTCATGGGAATACATTTTCAAAGTTAAATTCTAGCTCTTACTATAATAAGGGAAACCTTGTGGGCCCTAACATCAGCCATTCCAAATTCTTAAACTGCTTGGAGAAGCGCAATCACCTTCAGGGACCTCTTAGCAAAGAGAAGAGCTAGTGCTGAAAAACACAAGATGGAAAACTTCACACGAACTAGATGTTATCCTCACAGTTGTTATTtgaaattacatatatgtgttttcttttcacctCGCAGTTCAACTTTGGTTGGCTTACCAAGAGTGAAACGTGACAAATACTCAGTCTTCAACTTTCTGACACTCCCAGAGACTGCTTCCTCACCTGCAACTCAAGCAGCGAGTGAAAAAGGGCCGCAACATCAAGGTCCTGACAGTGAGTGGGGCTTCCTCGGGCCCATGGCTGACCATGGTTTCAACCCTGATCCTGTTGGAAAGTCTTCAGGGTACACACGGTGTGAGCTCTCCCTCCATTAAGGGAATCGCTCATATGAACACATTAGCTCGTGTTGTAAGAGTCCAGACGTATACTGTTTGGGGTTGGGGCTCTGCCTCAGCACCTGCCATGTTCCCGACACGTTGCACCATGCCTGGCCCACAGTAGGTCTGCTGGtgttcttgaatgaatgaaagagctGGAATGGAGAGCTTGCCTTTTACTTGCCACATTCTGATATTACGTCTATGTCCTCCCACCTTTCAGAATCACGAAAACCATCGCGATGGGATACAtctaaacaagaaaagaaagaagattccATTAGTGAATTTTTAAGTTTGGCTAGATCAAAAGTTGGCCCACCTACACAAGAGTCCAGCCCTTTAGTAATCAAAGAGGAAGAACATGTGACGGAGTCACTCTCAGATAAGGTATCTGTGGCTTCCAGGTTCTCTTTGCCAGGCTGACTGGGGCGTTTGCCTTTCTCTGTGATGGTGCTTTGTCATCACTTGATAGGAGGGGTCTGCCAGCTTTCTGagaagggccagatagtaaatattttagtctttgtggGCCATATAGTCTCTATTGCAGCCACTCAACTCTGCTGTCAAATGGGAAAGAAATCACAGgcaatatggaaaaaaattggGTTcatctgtgttccaataaaactttatttacaaggcAGACAGTGGGTTGGATTTGGCCCAGAGGCTGTAGTTGCCAGCACCTGCTCTACATTACAGTAGTTTCAATCATGTCTTTGATCGTATGAGGAAAGGTATAAACTTCTTTGCCAGGGAtggctttcacttagcatcagccattgaaataaaattcactgtgttttcttttgtgggGAGTATAAACAAAATATCCATTGGCTTTGTAAAAAATTGCTGGTCTAATAGTTGAAAGttgaatttaataaaaagttagttttacttcttttttttttttttaaagaaatcagtcAAGTATGGACATCTCGCTTAATAAAAACTTAACTTTACAGAAACTGTAAAGGAACTTACTTTCTTAGAACATTAATCTATAAGCTAGGAAATAGCACTGCAGATCTTTAGAGAATTTGAGTGTTTtgtgttgccttttttttctttctctggaattaTCAAAAAGTTGGTTTTATTTCTGATAGCCTCATTTAAAGTTATCTTTTCAAGGAACATGCATTAAAATGTGCAGTTCGGTGAGTTTTTATA from the Prionailurus viverrinus isolate Anna chromosome E2, UM_Priviv_1.0, whole genome shotgun sequence genome contains:
- the GPATCH1 gene encoding G patch domain-containing protein 1 isoform X4; translation: MDFPRLSIGFELLRKMGWKEGQGIGPRVKRRPRRQKPDPGVKIYGCALPPGGSEGSEDEDDDYVPENVTFAPKDITPVDFTPKDNVHGLAYKGLDPHQALFGTAGEHFNLFSGGPEGASNLLGEIGVNKGRKLGISGQAFGVGALEEEDDDIYATETLSKYDTILKDEEPGDGLYGWTAPRQYKSQKESEKDLRYIGKILDGFSLASKPLSSKKTYPPPELPRDYRPVHYFRPVVAATSENTHLVQVLSESAGKPMPDPGTHSRHQLNASKRAELLGETPIQGSSTSVLEFLSQKDKERIKEMKQATDLKAAQLKARSLAQKASSSRPQPSSPDLGTCSWHMALSGGTAATRASSFKPFAKDPEKQKRYEEFLVHMKRGQKDALERCLDPSMTEWERGRERDEFARAALLYVSSHSTLSSRFTHAKEEDDSDQVEVPRDQENDVNDKQSAVRMKMFGKLTRDTFEWHPDKLLCKRFNVPDPYPDSTLVGLPRVKRDKYSVFNFLTLPETASSPATQAASEKGPQHQGPDKSRKPSRWDTSKQEKKEDSISEFLSLARSKVGPPTQESSPLVIKEEEHVTESLSDKSVSKGVDSQTEGEGSRPSMDLFKAIFASSSDEKSSSSEDEQGDSEDDQAGTGEADFKSSQETDSAETSSVARASEPVAQEPAPSFPIQKMQIDEREAFGPRLPPVFCPNVRQKLEAPQKEKHKKNKEKRKTKKEHRRRKEKKKKHRKHKHKGKQKNKKPEKSSSSESTDSSDSPSGEEGTVDLSPQELLRRLKSLPLRRQ